From the genome of Bombus huntii isolate Logan2020A chromosome 14, iyBomHunt1.1, whole genome shotgun sequence, one region includes:
- the LOC126872864 gene encoding putative ammonium transporter 3, with the protein MEMGNYETNITNTSTVKRYLASAYNLNQEDSNWIVTNSFIIFTMQTGFGMLESGCVSLKNEVNIMMKNVVDIVLGGLTYWVFGFATSFGTSKFNNPFIGIGDFLIDPSIEDVLMGPKCAAFLFQLSFATTSTTIVSGAMAERCNFKAYCLFSFLNTIVYCVPAGWIWGDQGFLKKMGAVDIAGSGVVHLVGGTSALACALMLGPRVGRYDNGIDPLPLGCPVNAIMGLFVLWWGWLAFNSGSTYGVSGQRWQYAAKAAVCTMLASMGGGLVGLGFSLNGPDKIDILSQINGILGSLVAITGGCFLFRTWEAIIVGMIGALITCFTMPLFDKMHIDDPVGASATHGASGIWGIFAIGLFADNPYPLDTTSGRKGLFKGGGGYLLGVQCLVILCLTLWSFTVSIILLWFINKIIPIRMSVHDELLGADLVEHRIRHPQVGISRAMSALRPASQKHELNSVHPVGINPGHDSYIQKYNRKNRLKYGKQLLLGRKLSKSSKLSTITDTTLTNKNKPNFAWID; encoded by the exons ATGGAAATGGGAAATTATGAAACAAATATTACAAACACTTCAACTGTAAAAAGATATTTGGCTTCTGCATATAATTTGAATCAAGAAGATAGTAATTGGATTGTGACGAATTcctttataattttcactATGCAAACGG GTTTTGGTATGTTAGAATCTGGGTGTGTCTCTTTAAAAAATGAAGTCAACATTATGATGAAGAATGTGGTCGACATAGTACTCGGCGGTTTAACTTATTGGGTATTTGGTTTCGCAACGAGTTTCGGAACAAGCAAGTTTAATAATCCTTTTATTGGCATTGGAGATTTTTTAATAGATCCTTCAATAGAGGACGTATTGATGGGTCCAAAATGTGCTGcatttttattccaattaAGCTTTGCAACCACTTCAACAACCATTGTTAGTGGTGCCATGGCTGAAcg ATGCAATTTCAAAGCATACtgtttattttcctttttaaatacaattgTATACTGCGTACCAGCAGGATGGATATGGGGTGATCAAGGTTTCTTGAAAAAAATGGGTGCTGTTGATATTGCTGGTTCTGGGGTAGTGCATCTTGTTGGTGGTACCTCTG cACTTGCTTGTGCCCTTATGTTGGGACCAAGGGTAGGCAGATATGACAATGGAATTGATCCATTGCCTCTTGGATGTCCAGTCAATGCTATCATGGGCTTATTTGTACTttg GTGGGGCTGGTTAGCATTTAACAGTGGTAGCACATATGGTGTCAGTGGACAACGATGGCAATATGCAGCTAAAGCAGCAGTTTGCACTATGCTAGCAAGTATGGGGGGTGGTTTAGTTGGGCTAGGCTTCAGTTTAAATGGCCCAGATAAGATTGACATTCTAAGTCAAATAAATGGCATTCTTGGTTCACTGGTTGCAATTACAG GTGGCTGTTTCCTTTTCAGAACCTGGGAGGCCATAATTGTCGGAATGATTGGTGCTCTTATCACATGTTTTACCATGCCCCTCTTTGACAAAATGCATATTGATGATCCTGTTGGAGCCAGTGCTACACATG GTGCAAGTGGAATTTGGGGTATTTTTGCTATAGGTTTATTTGCAGATAATCCGTATCCTCTTGATACTACCAGTGGAAGAAAAGGATTATTCAAAG GAGGAGGAGGATATTTGTTAGGCGTGCAATGTTTAGTAATTTTATGCCTAACACTTTGGAGCTTCACAGTATCTATTATTTTGCTATGG tttataaataaaattataccaaTAAGAATGAGTGTTCATGATGAGCTTCTAGGTGCAGATTTAGTAGAACATAGAATACGACACCCACAG GTAGGAATAAGTAGAGCCATGTCTGCTCTTCGACCAGCTTCACAAAAGCACGAATTAAATAGCGTACATCCTGTAGGAATTAATCCTG GTCACGATTCGTACATTCAAAAATATAATCGTAAAAATCGTCTGAAGTATGGAAAACAACTTCTACTTGGGAGAAAGTTATCGAAGAGTTCTAAACTAAGTACGATTACCGATACTACATTgaccaataaaaataaaccGAACTTCGCTTGGATAGATTAG
- the LOC126872871 gene encoding E3 ubiquitin-protein ligase RNF113A: MEDAESTTDKKNCTFLFKRRKIRSTAARKRKTANDEDESSEDETTVVKKEKKQDDNNPMKQSTNTKKLKDQRHIDNNSSDDESVTVSYKSSKTPMPAGPSDQGATAILETETEKDKDAQALFEKAQKINEELEGKEDDKIYRGLNNYAQYYKKKDTAAGNASSGMVRKGPIRAPSNLRATVRWDYQPDICKDYKETGFCGFGDSCKFLHDRSDYKLGWQLEREAATGEYNNSGDEDDKKYEIDSDEETLPFKCFICRSSFTDPIVTKCKHYFCEKCALEHYKKSTRCYICNVQTNGVFNPAKELITRTKMEEKAKSVEDDEISDD, encoded by the exons ATGGAAGACGCAGAATCTACAACAGACAAGAAAAACTGCacgtttttatttaaaaggaGAAAAATTCGGAGCACTGCAGCTAGAAAACGGAAAACAGCGAATGATGAAGATG agAGTAGCGAAGATGAAACTACAGTGGtcaaaaaggaaaagaaacagGATGATAATAATCCTATGAAACAAAGT ACTAATACGAAGAAATTGAAGGACCAACGGCATATTGATAACAATAGTAGCGATGATGAAAGCGTTACAGTGTCTTACAAGAGTTCTAAAACTCCTATGCCAGCAGGACCAAGCGATCAAGGAGCAACAGCAATCTTAGAAACAGAAACAGAGAAGGACAAAGATGCTCAAGCTCTGTTTGAGAAAGCtcagaaaataaatgaa GAATTGGAAGGAAAAGAGGATGATAAGATTTATAGAGGCTTGAATAATTATGCTCAATATTATAAGAAGAAAGATACAGCTGCTGGAAATGCTTCCAGTGGTATGGTTCGCAAAGGACCAATCAGAGCACCATCTAATCTTAGAGCAACTGTTAGGTGGGATTATCAGCCAGACATATGTAAAGATTATAAAGAAACTGGTTTTTGTGGCTTTGGAG ATAGCTGTAAATTTCTTCATGACCGGTCGGATTACAAATTAGGTTGGCAGCTAGAAAGAGAAGCTGCCACAggagaatataataatagcgGTGACGAAGATgataaaaaatacgaaatcGACAGCGACGAAGAAACGTTACCGTTCAAATGTTTTATTTGCCGAAGTAGTTTTACAGACCCCATCGTTACAAA ATGCAAACATTATTTCTGCGAGAAATGTGCTTTAGAACACTACAAGAAAAGTACAAGGTGTTACATATGCAATGTGCAGACGAACGGCGTATTCAATCCAGCCAAGGAGCTAATCACACGGACGAAGATGGAAGAGAAAGCAAAATCTGTTGAGGACGATGAAATTTCTgatgattaa
- the LOC126872866 gene encoding origin recognition complex subunit 4 translates to MNKKKNMAIDFQDNMILLTRKYLKRKIMCPETKFRHHVKERMHILELLKRTVDMGESNSALLIGPRGSGKTTLINSILKELSYVKSFKENALIVNLHGLVHTDDRLALKDATRQMQLENVVGDKVFGSFAENLTFLLDCLKSGDKKRSKPVVFILDEFDLFCQHHNQTLLYNLFDIAQSAQAPICVIGMTCRLDVIELLEKRVKSRFSHRQIFLFPGDISSSEQPTSAFDDRLELFQHLLSLPDDENVNRIEYQYEDCTIDPQFGSVWNEYIKSLVSNTTMVNLLKRLYQIDVSERSFRNFLAIAVSTLSEKHQRLDVNDFVEASKMFSQDDKVLMLEGLSVLEMCLIISMKHETEIYDGEPFNFEAIYNRYIKFANQNSSIQTVQRPVIMKAFEHIKNLEFLLPVSGMNSKVEKEYQYYKFVLTSQQVIEAVKNYSGLPTEICQWAVTNM, encoded by the exons atgaataagaaaaaaaatatggcAATTGATTTTCAAGACAATATGATATTGTTAACcaggaaatatttaaaacgtaAGATTATGTGTCCTGAAACAAAGTTCAGGCATCACGTTAAAGAAAGAATGCATATATTAGAACTGTTAAAAAGAACAGTGGATATGGGTGAAAGTAATTCTGCTTTGTTGATTGGACCTAGGGGTAGTGGAAAAACAACA TTGATAAACAGTATTTTAAAAGAATTGTCGTATGTAAAAAGTTTTAAAGAGAATGCATTAATAGTGAATCTTCATGGTCTTGTTCATACTGATGATCGGTTGGCTTTGAAAGATGCTACACGTCAAATGCAATTAGAAAATGTGGTTGGTGATAAAGTTTTTGGCTCATTTGCTGAAAATTTAACTTTTCTGCTTGATTGCTTAAAATCAGGTGATAAGAAACGTTCTAAACCAGTTGTTTTCATACTAGATGAGTTTGACTTGTTTTGCCAACACCACAATCAAACTCTGTTGTATAACTTGTTTGATATTGCTCAATCTGCACAA GCACCCATATGTGTAATTGGAATGACTTGTAGATTAGATGTTATAGAACTCTTAGAAAAAAGAGTTAAATCAAGATTTTCTCATCggcaaatatttttgttcccTGGAGACATATCATCTTCAGAACAACCAACATCTGCTTTTGATGATCGTTTAGAACTTTTTCAACATCTTTTAAGTCTTCCTGATGATGAGAATGTAAATAGGATAGAATATCAATATGAAGATTGTACAATAGATCCACAGTTTGGATCTGTGTGGAatgaatacataaaaagttTAGTTAGTAATACTACTATGGTGAATCTCTTAAAAAGACTGTACCAAATTGATGTTAGCGAAAGAAGTTTTAGAAACTTTTTAGCAATAGCTGTTTCTACATTGTCAGAGAAGCATCAAAGACTAGATGTAAATGATTTTGTAGAAGCAAGTAAGATGTTTTCTCAAGATGACAAAGTACTAATGCTTGAGGGGTTGTCTGTATTAGAAATGTGTTTA ATAATTTCAATGAAACATGAAACAGAAATTTATGATGGAGAGCCATTTAATTTTGAAGCAATTTATAatcgttatataaaatttgcTAATCAAAATTCTTCTATACAAACTGTTCAAAGGCCTGTTATTATGAAAGCATTTGAACATATTAAG AATTTGGAGTTTTTATTGCCAGTGAGTGGTATGAATTCAAAAGTTGAGAAAGAGtatcaatattataaattCGTACTCACCTCACAACAAGTTATAGAAGctgtaaaaaattattctgGATTACCAACAGAGATATGTCAATGGGCAGTAACTAACATGTAA
- the LOC126872887 gene encoding 60S ribosomal protein L22-like, translating to MSPPTAKKSKGPTIKKQALRGKGQKKKVSLKFTIDCTHPAEDNIMDVANFEKYLHERIKVAGKTNNFGNSVTLERDKMKLSVNSDTDFSKRYLKYLTKKYLKKNKLRDWLRVVSKDKETYELRYFQINSQEDDDEEDAE from the exons ATGTCTCCA cCAACGGCAAAGAAGTCTAAGGGACCGACCATAAAGAAACAGGCCCTTCGGGGTAAGGGTCAAAAGAAAAAGGTATCTCTTAAATTCACTATTGACTGTACTCATCCGGCAGAAGATAACATTATGGATGTAGCCAATTTT GAAAAATATCTGCATGAAAGAATTAAGGTTGCAGGGAAGACAAACAATTTTGGTAACAGTGTAACCTTGGAAAGGGATAAGATGAAACTATCTGTTAATAGTGATACTGACTTCTCAAAGCG ATACCTTAAATATTtgacaaaaaaatatttgaaaaagaataAACTGCGTGATTGGCTACGCGTTGTGTCAAAAGATAAAGAAACCTACGAGTTAAGGTACTTCCAAATTAACAGCCAAGAGGATGATGACGAAGAAGATGCAGAATAA
- the LOC126872889 gene encoding gamma-aminobutyric acid receptor-associated protein: MKFHYKEKHSFERRKVEGEKIRRKYPERVPVIVEKAPKAKISDLDKQKYLVPSDLTVGQFYFLIRKRIHLRPEDALFFFVNNIIPPTSATMGSLYAEHHEEDFFLYIAYSDENVYGH, translated from the exons ATGAAGTTTCATTACAAGGAGAAACACTCTTTTGAAAGAAGGAAGGTCGAGGGTGAAAAAATTCGACGAAAATATCCCGAAAGGGTTCCC GTTATCGTTGAGAAGGCTCCAAAAGCTAAAATTAGTGATTTggataaacaaaaatatctaGTACCATCTGATTTGACTGTGGGacaattttactttttaatccGTAAACGAATTCACTTACGTCCAGAAGATgctctcttcttctttgtGAACAACATTATTCCTCCAACAAGTGCTACCATGGGATCTCTTTATGCA GAACATCATGAAGAAGATTTTTTCCTCTATATAGCATACAGCGATGAGAATGTGTATGGACACTAA